The following proteins come from a genomic window of Flavobacteriaceae bacterium MAR_2010_188:
- a CDS encoding phospholipase A1, producing MIKRFLLFVSIITSFFTLKAQTSIENQDELKSLSERWDLDKENRQGTFKLASYRPIYVTAGRWSSNPNTLPQSENPDFSTTVPEEYNNFEAKFQLSFKSKVAQSLLFGAADLWVGYTQKAHWQIYNPGLSRAFRELNYEPELMLNFPIDVKLGGLNLRMAGVTFNHQSNGRDLPRSRSWNRFIFNFAFESKNFQLTLSPWFRLNDEEDENPMITDYIGNGSVMAIYKLNKHRFYVIGTNTFTFKDNRGSLEFNYLYPINRDLNFQAQIFTGYGETLVDYNHYQTTVGLGVSFVNW from the coding sequence ATGATTAAAAGATTCCTGCTATTTGTATCAATTATTACATCATTTTTCACACTTAAGGCGCAAACCTCGATCGAAAATCAAGATGAACTTAAATCTCTTTCAGAAAGATGGGATTTAGATAAAGAAAACAGACAAGGTACTTTTAAGCTTGCGTCGTATAGACCTATATACGTCACGGCAGGACGTTGGTCTAGTAACCCTAACACCTTACCACAAAGTGAAAATCCGGATTTCTCCACAACAGTCCCTGAGGAATACAACAATTTCGAAGCAAAATTCCAGTTGAGCTTTAAATCTAAAGTTGCACAATCACTTTTATTTGGCGCTGCCGATCTGTGGGTCGGATATACCCAGAAAGCCCATTGGCAAATTTATAATCCCGGACTGTCGCGGGCTTTTAGGGAGTTAAATTACGAACCAGAACTCATGCTTAATTTCCCTATAGATGTTAAGTTGGGCGGACTTAATTTAAGAATGGCGGGTGTAACCTTTAATCATCAGTCTAATGGTCGTGATTTACCGAGGTCTAGAAGTTGGAATCGGTTTATATTTAATTTTGCTTTCGAAAGTAAAAACTTTCAACTTACTTTAAGTCCATGGTTTAGGCTTAATGATGAAGAAGATGAAAACCCAATGATAACCGACTATATTGGCAATGGAAGTGTAATGGCTATTTACAAACTGAACAAACACAGATTTTACGTCATTGGCACAAATACGTTTACATTTAAGGACAATCGAGGTAGCTTAGAATTTAATTATCTATATCCCATAAATCGCGATTTGAATTTTCAAGCACAGATATTTACGGGCTATGGTGAAACCTTGGTCGATTACAATCATTATCAAACCACGGTTGGTCTTGGAGTGTCCTTTGTCAATTGGTAA
- a CDS encoding Heat shock protein HslJ, translating to MKNLFRIPFVFLLVLSCKSKVSETEQIKVEDEAGNSKIDSTVKESRTYFFATGTEPFWSLDISEDLIKFKTPSDSIFFPYADPILAQDHIVKRYDLETESSKMNIQIVQVECINEMSGIVSNYRVSISYKEGNASEFKNLEGCGDYKTDYRLHDFWVLESLNGKAISKEDFSNEFPTMEINSTENTFLGFAGCNRINGKLFFEKVSIRFTNIVTTKMMCEPTNKEAQFLKALEGITQYSIENNRLTLSNPSGILTVFKKVD from the coding sequence ATGAAAAATTTATTTCGAATACCGTTCGTGTTTTTATTAGTTCTAAGTTGTAAATCGAAGGTGTCCGAAACAGAACAGATTAAGGTTGAAGATGAAGCGGGAAACTCTAAAATCGATTCAACAGTAAAAGAATCGCGAACTTATTTTTTTGCGACCGGAACCGAACCATTTTGGAGCTTGGATATTTCTGAAGATTTGATAAAATTTAAAACGCCGTCGGATTCAATTTTCTTTCCATATGCCGATCCAATTTTAGCTCAGGACCATATTGTAAAACGTTACGACCTAGAAACGGAATCGAGTAAGATGAATATTCAAATTGTTCAGGTTGAATGTATCAATGAAATGTCTGGAATTGTGTCTAATTATAGAGTGTCTATTTCCTATAAAGAAGGAAATGCTTCAGAATTCAAAAATCTTGAAGGCTGTGGCGATTATAAGACTGACTATCGATTGCATGATTTTTGGGTGCTCGAAAGCTTGAATGGAAAAGCAATCAGCAAAGAAGATTTTAGCAATGAATTTCCAACCATGGAAATCAATTCCACAGAAAATACATTTTTAGGCTTTGCAGGTTGTAACCGGATTAATGGCAAACTGTTCTTTGAAAAAGTATCAATTCGATTCACCAATATCGTCACTACAAAAATGATGTGTGAGCCAACCAATAAGGAAGCGCAATTCTTAAAAGCGTTAGAAGGGATAACTCAGTATTCAATTGAAAATAACCGATTAACACTTTCAAATCCTTCAGGAATTTTAACTGTATTCAAAAAGGTAGATTAG
- a CDS encoding Heat shock protein HslJ, translating to MKIQPILFILCIALFTACGTTKDMSKTDQLYNNTWELEYITGPRIAFEGLFPDKKPLITFEKDTNQITGNSGCNGYTAPYALNEMSLKVGEPGISTMMYCGEGEKVFRDMMQKIDTYSFDADGKLTLKMNEVAMMRFKKVSN from the coding sequence ATGAAAATACAGCCCATTTTATTCATTCTTTGTATAGCCCTTTTTACAGCTTGTGGTACCACTAAAGACATGTCCAAAACAGACCAACTTTATAATAATACCTGGGAATTGGAATATATTACAGGCCCGCGGATTGCTTTTGAAGGTCTTTTTCCGGATAAAAAACCGCTAATTACGTTTGAAAAAGATACAAACCAAATTACCGGCAATAGCGGTTGCAATGGTTATACCGCGCCATACGCTTTAAATGAAATGTCGCTTAAAGTTGGCGAGCCAGGCATTTCTACCATGATGTACTGTGGAGAAGGGGAGAAGGTTTTTCGAGATATGATGCAAAAAATTGATACCTATAGCTTTGATGCCGATGGAAAATTAACTCTTAAGATGAACGAGGTTGCAATGATGCGCTTTAAAAAAGTTTCTAATTAA
- a CDS encoding 2-haloacid dehalogenase, translated as MKNNQSNHPKVLFFDVNETLLDLKDLKQSVSKALNGKDELVPLWFSKMLHYSLVHTVAGTYSDFGDIGAATLMMVAASNDLDLSEEEAKKALKPMRSLAAHPDVKEGLSLLKEKGFKMVSLTNGTNDAVKEQLQNANLTHFFHASLSIQDIKKYKPHTDVYHWAAKKIGLEPKDCMLIAAHGWDIAGALWADWRAAFIAREGKQLYPLAPKPEINESDLVKVASVIIRS; from the coding sequence ATGAAGAATAACCAATCCAACCATCCTAAAGTTTTATTTTTTGATGTAAACGAAACGCTTTTAGATTTAAAAGACCTTAAACAATCGGTAAGTAAAGCTTTAAATGGTAAAGATGAATTAGTGCCACTTTGGTTTTCCAAAATGCTCCATTATTCTTTGGTACATACCGTTGCAGGAACCTATTCAGATTTTGGTGATATTGGAGCGGCTACCTTAATGATGGTCGCGGCTAGCAATGATTTGGATTTATCTGAAGAAGAAGCAAAAAAAGCGTTAAAACCAATGCGGTCCCTTGCTGCACATCCAGATGTAAAAGAGGGCCTTAGCCTATTAAAAGAAAAAGGTTTTAAAATGGTCTCTCTTACCAATGGTACCAATGATGCGGTAAAGGAACAATTACAGAATGCCAATCTAACTCACTTTTTTCATGCTTCCCTAAGTATTCAGGATATCAAAAAATACAAACCTCATACCGATGTCTATCATTGGGCGGCAAAAAAGATAGGATTGGAGCCAAAAGATTGTATGCTCATCGCGGCCCACGGTTGGGATATTGCAGGAGCCCTTTGGGCAGATTGGCGGGCGGCCTTTATTGCTCGAGAAGGAAAACAGTTATATCCACTTGCCCCTAAACCGGAAATTAACGAATCTGACTTGGTAAAAGTTGCTTCAGTAATTATTAGAAGTTAG
- a CDS encoding Methyltransferase domain-containing protein, whose product MRILKHFLISVFLLTIFGQCKGQHTQPEANYTYKTGSYGGTGKFYLDREIAQVMGYQGMTWLERSEREEEENTTTLLKNMDIQPGDNIADIGAGSGYHVFKMVPLANAGLIYAVDIQQKMLDAINEKKEERSISNISLIKGSENSNNLPENSVDKILMVDVYHELSYPVEMLASIKKALRHNGKLFLIEYRGEDPNIPIKKLHKMTEAQAVKELKANGFKLEKNIDNLPIQHCMVFQVK is encoded by the coding sequence ATGCGAATATTAAAACATTTTTTAATCTCCGTTTTTTTGCTAACGATATTTGGTCAGTGTAAAGGGCAACATACCCAGCCAGAGGCAAATTACACATATAAAACTGGGAGTTATGGTGGAACCGGAAAATTTTACCTGGACCGTGAAATCGCTCAGGTTATGGGATATCAAGGAATGACTTGGCTGGAACGTTCCGAGCGTGAAGAGGAAGAAAATACCACCACATTGTTAAAAAATATGGACATTCAGCCTGGAGATAACATTGCAGATATAGGTGCAGGCTCCGGATATCATGTTTTTAAAATGGTGCCACTGGCCAACGCTGGACTCATATATGCGGTAGATATACAGCAGAAAATGTTAGATGCGATAAACGAAAAAAAAGAGGAGAGAAGCATCAGTAACATTTCTCTTATTAAAGGCTCTGAAAACAGCAATAACCTTCCTGAAAATAGTGTAGACAAAATTCTGATGGTAGATGTCTACCATGAATTGTCTTATCCGGTAGAGATGCTTGCCTCCATTAAAAAAGCCTTACGACACAACGGGAAATTATTTTTGATAGAATACCGTGGCGAAGATCCAAATATCCCTATTAAAAAATTACATAAGATGACAGAAGCTCAAGCGGTTAAAGAACTAAAGGCGAACGGTTTTAAGTTAGAAAAGAATATTGATAATCTACCGATACAACATTGTATGGTATTTCAAGTAAAATAA